The Mugil cephalus isolate CIBA_MC_2020 chromosome 8, CIBA_Mcephalus_1.1, whole genome shotgun sequence genome segment aagcactCCAGCTTTTTATGAAGCCAAGCCTTTTGAAAGTGTTAACAATGCCATCAGGTCACATCACAGGAACTAGTTCTTATACAAAGGTGGGTGGCTGTTAAATATCTGATTCTtacctacatttaaaaaaaaaaaaaaaaaaaacgattgtCAGGCGTTACAGCCAAACTGAGTTTAATGGTGAGTTTACTCCCACAAAACTGTATGTTTTTGACCTGAAACAGGGTTTGGTTTAAAGCTAACACTGAGTTGCTTCATGTACAAAATTAGTGACGGCTCCAGGATGGGAGAGGCCAAAAAAGGTACATGTCGACCGCTTGTAGCACTAAACCCtcaaacaaacagaagctggaaatggttcttgtttttgtgtttgagtttcagAGAGAAGTTGGCACAGAACTCTTGTATAAGCTGCTTCCCCCTTATTATTGACATTGTTTTGGCACTTCCTTGTGTGGCATACTCCACCATTTGGCACGAaagcaagttaaaaaaaaaaaatcaagtgattgaaaaacagcaaattatACAAAGATGGCCACCGTTCTGAGAAGCTCTGTTCTCAATCATCACGTGGTCCGATATCCACTCAGTCCTCACGAAGCGGGTTTaacttttaataaataattactaCGTGTGATTTATCCCCAATACGTTAACGTTGGTTTTTGCTCATCAGCCCATCAGCACCTCTTAGAGACCAAACTAAATCTTGACCAAAGCATATTCTCATGGCGGTCTTCAATTGTATTGATCCTTCTTTAGGTGAATCTAGAGCGGACGGGTGCTAACTAAAGCTGTGAAACAAAAGCCAAGTGtcctgtctcagtgtgtgtagAAGGAGATAAGCTGTTCAAACTAACTTTGGTCCAATTTTTCAGCACTGACATTTCTCCCAAGTCCTCTGAGAGAAATATGATGTATAGAAAACAAGTGCAATAGAGCCATATTTAGAAAGCTTTGCATTGGTGTGAGTGGGCAGGCTCGGCTCAAATCCAACACGTCTGTCATCTCGACTTTtcctaaatatatatacatacacaatcTGACACCGTCCAACCAGAAGGAGAGCAAAGGTCACCAATTTGTCAGCTCTTGTATTAAATAAGACATTAACCATTGAAGCGCAGCTTTAAACTGCCCCTTTTAAGGACTGCCACCGtagaaaatctaaaaacactCAGGTGAAATGTCACTAAAGGGTTCAAGAAGTTTCCTCCAAGGCCagtaaatatgatttttttttttttttcatgggctCCAGGTATATCCCTTTCAACGTGGGCCTTTCCAAGTTCCATGTCACTATGCAGGTCGGTGCAGTCTGGGCTCTACAGGTCCTCTGTGTAGATGATACAGGGACTAGTGTCCTCACTGGATTCCAGCTGCACTGTGGAGACGAACCAGCGACGAGAGCCCGTGGCGTTGTAGTTGAGCGTGGTGCGGTAAGTGTTCTTGGCGTGTTTCGGGTAGATGATGGTGGTGCTCTGGTAGCTGACGGGCCTCTGCCGCGGCTCCAGGTACACTTGGGTCTTGTAGCTCCTCCAGGTGCAGTTCCGCACCGCCACCACTGTCTCGCTGAAGGAGGTGGGCGTGGGAACGGGGGCGCAGAAAACCCGGTCCTGGTAATGCTTGTCAGAGTCGTACTTGACCTCAGAGTTacacctgtaaaaaaaaaaaaaaaaaaaagaaggtcatGTGGGAAATGACCACCAGGTGTCAGTGTTGACAAAAGTATGTTGATCAAAATACGTGGACGAGTTGCACAAGATGACTTTATGTGTCAGGGTTCCCTTACTTGATTTCCTGCTCTGGTTTGGGGTTGACCTCGATGCTTTCTCCAAAGAACACAGGATGCATGCGGGTCTTTGGGTCTGTTCCTGTGGAGTTCAGCAGCAGGTAGGGCAGCTGTGAGGGGAAAACACAAGCGTCACGAAAAACATCCATGAACTGCTGAACTGTTTGTAACCAGCCTGAgttccagtaaaaaaaatatccaggcATGGTTGGGGGGCTTTCAACAGAGCCAaccaatgaaatgaaaaacactgcGAGTCCCCCACCTTCCCCGGGAAAACACACCCCTCGCCTTTTCAGCGGTTACTACTACGACGTCAATTAGACACAGCAGTCAGGGCAACACTTCCATTTTAATTTAGATAATTACGCTGTGTGGGTCCTGCAGAATGAAGTGTTGGTGGTATTTGTATTTCGCTGCAGTTCAGGCTGGTTAGAGACGTGTGACCCAGACACAGCTGGTGTGCGTTTGTCTGAGACTGCAAATATGCATGCAGATGTTGGGGCTTACAATAGAAAAGCAGGGGAATTCATTTACATGTAGTTAAGTGCcttgagctgctgctggtgacaCAGTTAGAAAACTTTCACAAGGTGATTCTggagagttttctttttgtcttacAGCACCCGAAAAGACGTTCAAGATTAGGAAGTTAACAGCTGTCAGAGGTgcagtgtgtaaaatgtgacttCTGCAGCTCATGTGGGAAAAAAGGTTGAATTCTCAATAAGTCTATATGTCATTTTTATGGGTTTCATTATCAGGGCAGCTCAGGTACATTTTAACCCGactcacacctacacacataGAAAATTCAATCCATCAGTGGTTGTTACAAACAGACAGTAACATCATTAAtctacattaaattaaacattacattacatcaaATTAAATAACCTTACATGAACTTCTCAGAATCTGTTTGGGATGGGtcaactttcctttttgaattTTGGATGAAATGCAGATGACTCATATGGTGCTCGGCTAACTGTTTAAACCAGGTCTCTGCTGCTTTTGGGGCCCGAAGAAAAAGCAGACAGCTGCACCAATCAGAAACATTGACGCCGAAAGGCTGTGACTGACCGTTTTCTTTTCAGGTGTGTCTCCTGACCAGCCTGAATCGAGTGACACACCGACCACAACTGTGGCACCTCTCACATTACACTGGGGAGCCTGTCACATGCTGCGGTCTGACTGCACATGCCAATGCGAGGGGCGTGCAAGTACAGACCAAGGACACTGCAGATCGCCGTGTGAAGCTCGTCTTACGTGCAGCCCGCGATTGCCGTTGCACACTACTTGACAGTGGCACTGAACTTGCACAGCTGCTAGTTTAGCACTGCAGGACCGAAAGAAGTTCATGTGGCGACCGTTAATTTTCCGCCCCTGGAAAATGACCAGGAAACGCTGTACTAGTGTGATTGTCTCTCTGCTCCGGCATGGAGAGCATTCCAGGTATTTCTCCGCCGTGTGTTCTGGCAACGTCCACAAAGCAAACACTCGTGAACGGAGGGCAGGTCACCTCCAGGCAGCGTATCCTCCAGCTTGCACTCAAAGCGTAAACCCCCAGGAAGCATATCTCTGCCCAGAAGAAACAGTCTGCAGCTGAGCAGCCCACACAGTGTACAATGCACAATGCAGAGCTACTGGAAGAAACGCCAACCCAAACATCTCCAACTGCTGGCTGTTTGGTGTAGCAGAGCCTCTGACTTTACACACTGTTTGCATGGACGTTAATGTGAAAGCGCGAGTGTCAAACAGCGAGGCGGATTTAGAAAAAGTCATGAGATCtgcctccttcctgtcctcctgcCTAATCGACCAACGGTAGACATCTCCTTGAACCGGACGTAACTTTATCCCGCCCAGAAATATTTGCAACTACATGACCACATCTAGACCTGCTTTTAAATCTGTTCACATATATACAAAGATGCAGGTACGAGAATAATTATCCTGCAGCTGCATAAAGCTGAACCAAGTTCGAAAACAGACAGGCTGTCTGAGTGTTTATCCCGTTTAATTTAGAAGTGAGGGGTCATCAAACACTTATGCAATGGCCTGCAGCCGCACTAACAAGCCCCTGCGCCTCAAAATAGAGCTTGAGGATTGTTCTTAGGTGGcatacaaaaacaaccaaaatagattttgaaagaggaaaaagcgGAGAAGATTTATGCCTCCCCTTGTCCTGCGTGATGACTCGTGCTCAAACCATGTACTGAAACAGCTCTGCATTTCACATGGAAACGTTTGATTCTGTCAATGCACACAAACCCATAGAtggaataacacacacaaacaggagcaGCTTCTATAGACACTGATCTCTAAATGGGAAACCACAACGCAGAGGAGTCCTACTTATCTGAACCTCCAGAGGATTAGAGGatagttccttttttttctttttttgtttgttttggacttCAGCAAACCAATGTCACGCAACTCCCAGGATGCAGCGGTGCATTTCTGAGGCCTCCTTCAGACACTTTAAAAGCCACCCCGACCTGCGCAGACATGTTCTGAAGACTTTTGAAACTGGGAGTGACCTGTAAATGATTTTCAGTCAAATCAGCCTCGTCACGTGTGACATACAGGTCACTGGAGGATGTGtcaataaaatgcatttgtcctctggaagaggagaaaacgCATGAATTATCACACATCTTAGATTCCACGGAAACTATTCTAatcctgttgtttttgttccactGTCTTCGGCTAAATTAGTACCAACGTGGCCTCAAGGTGCACTCACTGTTAGATTAATGTGCACTGGTTTCACATGGTGCTGAAAATGTCCTGTATATTTGTGCATCTTAGACAAATGAAGTGCCGCTAATGCagagagcaaaataaaataaactaatctGTGGACTCACGAATTTGACTCGGCTCAGTAGTTAACATGAGATCTGAGCAGGGTCTGATTGAGGCTAGCGATACAGTAGTATTATTACCAACAGGAATCGCCGATGATTAAAAAGGCCTCATACAGAACCAAACAAAGAGGAGCTGTCTGATTGTTTCTAGTGCTACCACATCCACACATGGTGAAGTGAACATGGCTAAATCTAGCAAGGCGCCGGCTTCCAGATGTATTTTTAGAGTGGAGTAAGAATTCCCTCGTCATTCATTTTTCGATTCTTTGATATCCTGCTTTATGTTTTGATACTGCTCTACTTCCAGATTTTCCCTTTAGTGGCTTGCGTCTGTTAATGTTCACCGACTGAGCCAAcaggaaatataaagaaatattaacaaaagtTAGCCATCTGGAGGAAAAATTAAGGTAGGGGACTGGAGTCGCCATTGTTATTGTAAAATATGTAGtactataaaaaatatagtGTAGCACTATTAAGCTTAGCCTCTGGGTAAACAGATCGCCACTCAGCCTGTGAGGAAAGGTTGCATGTTGATTTGCTTTAAATGGTCACAAAGCAAATAGGCTTGGGAGGTTCTGGCCTAGTAAACAAACATTCAAGCTGGTTTAGACAGAGGACACAGACCAGTGGCTCGTTTGAATGGGTTTAAATATAGAAATGGAGTTTTCTGTGTCTCATATTTAACCTTAGTTAGCTTTCTAGTCGACAGAGATaggtggttaaaaaaaaagacagaaattttTCATGATAATACTTGATGTAAATCCCACACAGACCATTCTGACAGAGAGAAAGTAACCTGATCACACCGGCCATCCTTCTAATAGCCATGCACATTCTTTTTAAGCAGAACTACTCATATCCATTTTATAAAACTTTCTCTCGATTTGAAATCTTTGAGAGGACCCCTGGGAGCCCCTGGACCCTAGTTTGGAAACCTAGCTGGGCCTAGCAACTCACTGACCTTTGTGGCCATCTGCAGTTAGGCCTACCTGATGcagcagggaggagaagaaaacattttactgatTACCGAGGGCCAGTAGCATCTTAAGAGTAAGTAGAAGTGTAACCTCACAAGACTGCAACCAAGGAATTCcgggcagagagagaaagagggagagagagcttCCAGATGTTGTGTGAGAGAGACTGATGTGAAATCTGGTTCTGGCCAAATACTAAAACGCTctcagattttcagtttgtCTCGCAGCAGTGTCATTATTTGGCCATTAAAGCTTTTTATCCTTTAATTCATTGTGTCAATAAAGCCACTCTCTTTAAAACGGACACAAAACAGACCGGGGCCACAGCTTTCAGAATTATGAGATAGTTTcacataataaaattaatacaGGCTTATTCTTCTCACCAGTTTTCCTTCTCTGCTTTCCTTCTTGTAATATCCATGGTGGCTTTCAACGGGCGTCGTGCAGCTGCCAGAGCGCGACTCGATCAGACCCGGAGAGAGTGAGCAGAAGGGTGGACTGGGACTGGGGGGCAACCCCGAATCCGGGCTGTCGAGCAGCCCTTCCCGGTTCTTTCCTTTCAGGCTATCATCCATCGCTTGTAAATGTAGGTGCCCCACCATTTCTGGGACggctcaatttaaaaaaaaaaacaccccagaCGAAGTCGCactgacaagttttttttttttttttttccttgaagcGCTCCG includes the following:
- the rflna gene encoding refilin-A gives rise to the protein MVGHLHLQAMDDSLKGKNREGLLDSPDSGLPPSPSPPFCSLSPGLIESRSGSCTTPVESHHGYYKKESREGKLLPYLLLNSTGTDPKTRMHPVFFGESIEVNPKPEQEIKCNSEVKYDSDKHYQDRVFCAPVPTPTSFSETVVAVRNCTWRSYKTQVYLEPRQRPVSYQSTTIIYPKHAKNTYRTTLNYNATGSRRWFVSTVQLESSEDTSPCIIYTEDL